One Paenibacillus sp. FSL H7-0737 DNA segment encodes these proteins:
- a CDS encoding DUF1292 domain-containing protein has protein sequence MTDVSADQAVWTSRLKEAYGETVELEDEQGKSSIYDIIAEFEVGGIGYAVLKGTGKDVEYEILRIVVSPDGLPELENIVDDEEWEDISELYDEMTFPVDDAE, from the coding sequence ATGACTGATGTATCCGCTGATCAAGCGGTATGGACTTCGCGGCTTAAGGAAGCCTATGGAGAAACAGTAGAACTGGAAGATGAGCAGGGCAAGTCTTCCATTTACGATATTATCGCCGAATTTGAAGTCGGTGGTATTGGCTATGCGGTGCTGAAAGGCACCGGTAAAGACGTGGAATATGAAATTCTGCGTATCGTTGTCTCTCCTGACGGACTTCCGGAACTAGAGAACATCGTGGACGATGAAGAGTGGGAAGACATCTCTGAGCTATATGATGAGATGACTTTTCCAGTGGACGATGCAGAATAA
- the ruvX gene encoding Holliday junction resolvase RuvX, with amino-acid sequence MKKLGLDYGDRRIGVATSDVFGWTAQALETIERRGTGNEFERIRELVTEHEIGEIVVGLPKNMNGSVGPRGEICIEFADKLREQFAMPVHLWDERLTTVSAERVLIEGDVSRKKRKGIVDKMAAALILQNFLDANSKR; translated from the coding sequence ATGAAGAAGTTAGGATTGGATTACGGCGACCGTAGAATCGGTGTAGCCACAAGCGATGTTTTTGGATGGACGGCACAAGCTCTTGAAACGATTGAGCGCCGCGGTACTGGTAATGAGTTCGAACGTATTCGTGAACTTGTTACGGAGCACGAAATTGGAGAGATTGTAGTTGGTCTACCGAAGAATATGAACGGCTCAGTAGGACCCCGGGGCGAAATCTGCATAGAGTTCGCTGACAAGCTACGGGAGCAATTTGCAATGCCCGTACACCTTTGGGATGAGCGTCTGACGACGGTATCCGCAGAGCGGGTGCTGATTGAAGGGGACGTCAGCCGGAAGAAACGCAAAGGGATTGTGGACAAAATGGCTGCAGCCCTGATTTTGCAAAATTTTTTGGATGCTAACAGTAAAAGGTGA
- a CDS encoding DUF1292 domain-containing protein, with the protein MTNEQIGQEEEPEIIYIPDEEGNEEEFEVIMKFEVDGSDAKYMMVVPLDSEDEETDEVYAFRYVEEGDDLQLFMIDNDEEWAIVEETFNTLVDELDGGSEND; encoded by the coding sequence ATGACAAACGAACAGATTGGCCAAGAGGAAGAACCGGAAATTATCTATATTCCTGATGAGGAAGGTAATGAAGAGGAATTCGAGGTCATTATGAAGTTTGAGGTTGATGGCTCGGACGCTAAGTACATGATGGTGGTTCCGCTTGATTCCGAGGACGAGGAAACCGATGAGGTTTATGCGTTCCGTTATGTGGAAGAAGGCGACGATCTTCAATTGTTCATGATCGATAATGACGAGGAGTGGGCGATTGTCGAAGAGACTTTCAACACACTGGTTGACGAGTTGGACGGAGGATCTGAGAATGACTGA
- a CDS encoding IreB family regulatory phosphoprotein: MDSMDKTVKFNVKGDEKEASPQEILLAVYDALVEKEYHPINQIVGYLLSGDPAYIPRHNNARSLVRRKERDELIEELVRFYLVNHKVDNPR, encoded by the coding sequence ATGGACTCCATGGACAAAACGGTCAAATTCAATGTGAAGGGCGACGAAAAGGAAGCTTCTCCCCAGGAAATATTGCTCGCTGTATACGATGCACTGGTGGAGAAAGAGTATCATCCGATCAATCAGATCGTAGGGTATCTACTTTCCGGAGACCCAGCTTACATTCCGCGTCATAACAATGCGAGAAGTTTGGTCCGGAGAAAAGAACGTGATGAGCTGATTGAAGAGCTGGTTAGATTCTACCTCGTCAATCACAAGGTGGATAATCCCAGATGA
- the mltG gene encoding endolytic transglycosylase MltG: protein MKSAIRTVLIVILLLVAAGGGGAWYIWNGMQPVEPAGPAVTFTIEKGMGSAEIADLLEQNGIIRNSLFFKGYLKWTKEGSSFKAGTYVASPGDTYDELIERLNAGDVVKEETVTFTIPEGYTAEQIAKKLAEAWNQDAAIFLEIMDTGTGLKGIDVLGIPQNKNLRHRLEGYLFPETYELAKDSTPQEVVEALLDQFQKKLDTIPNWKQKLEARGMTLHELLTVASLVEREVVVDSERPLVAGVIYNRLKKEQKLEIDATVQYLLDKQKERLLYKDLEVDSPYNTYRNIGLPPGPISNPGLASIQAALEPEASEYYFYVTKKDGTQGHLFAKTYKEHLANIEKSKQESK from the coding sequence TTGAAATCCGCAATCCGTACTGTGCTTATTGTTATTCTTTTGCTGGTAGCAGCAGGAGGCGGAGGCGCTTGGTACATTTGGAACGGGATGCAACCGGTAGAACCTGCAGGACCCGCCGTAACATTTACGATAGAGAAGGGCATGGGCAGCGCTGAAATTGCTGATCTGCTCGAACAAAATGGCATTATTCGGAACAGTCTTTTTTTTAAGGGATATTTGAAATGGACCAAAGAAGGTTCCAGCTTCAAAGCTGGTACTTATGTTGCTAGTCCAGGAGACACCTATGACGAGCTCATCGAGAGGTTAAACGCGGGTGATGTTGTTAAGGAAGAGACCGTAACTTTTACGATTCCGGAAGGATATACTGCTGAGCAGATTGCCAAGAAGCTTGCTGAGGCATGGAATCAGGATGCTGCTATTTTTCTCGAAATAATGGATACCGGTACGGGCTTGAAGGGAATTGATGTTCTAGGTATCCCGCAGAATAAGAACCTTCGTCATCGGCTTGAAGGGTATTTGTTCCCTGAAACGTATGAACTAGCCAAGGATAGTACGCCGCAGGAAGTTGTAGAAGCATTATTGGATCAGTTCCAGAAGAAACTGGACACGATTCCGAATTGGAAGCAAAAGCTAGAAGCACGTGGAATGACACTTCATGAGCTGTTGACAGTGGCCTCGTTAGTCGAGCGTGAGGTTGTGGTAGATAGTGAACGACCATTAGTTGCTGGCGTGATATATAACCGCTTAAAGAAAGAGCAGAAGCTGGAGATTGATGCTACGGTTCAATATTTGCTCGACAAACAGAAGGAAAGACTGTTATATAAAGATTTGGAAGTTGACAGTCCTTATAATACGTATAGAAATATTGGGCTTCCTCCGGGACCTATTAGTAACCCAGGGCTGGCCTCCATTCAGGCGGCACTTGAACCTGAGGCATCTGAGTACTACTTCTATGTGACTAAGAAAGATGGTACACAGGGCCATTTGTTTGCTAAGACCTACAAGGAACATTTAGCCAATATCGAAAAAAGTAAGCAAGAATCGAAATAA